One genomic region from Verrucomicrobiia bacterium encodes:
- a CDS encoding carotenoid 1,2-hydratase — translation MSLTVTGKPRWSRPPGGLWMLALTALLSGSGIARAAGPLDFALPQPGRAFSFPRDHGSHPEFALEWWYVTGELQEPDGVRHGFQATFFRRANPLGPDAGAPATASFGDAHLYLAHMAFLDGASGTFLHEERLNREGWDAGASVQTLNLRNGNWFLRMAPEGGEDPSRPVLELQGGIRADVAFRLTLTPRKPLVVFGTNGVSRKAAEPWAASHYLTFPRLAVTGTLKLQGRDRVVHGEAWMDHEYSSSQLGAGQVGWDWAGIRLNDGREVMAYRLRRDDGTSDPFSTLAWVDAGGAVRHLDATQFRWVTEGQWRSPATGAVYPARVRLETRDPESGAPLVLQLVPVRAAQELTGGLGGIAYWDGACRVLDAAGRELGNAFLEMTGYAASLAGRL, via the coding sequence ATGAGCCTCACAGTCACCGGAAAACCGCGATGGTCCCGTCCTCCGGGCGGGCTGTGGATGCTTGCGCTGACCGCGCTCCTTTCCGGATCGGGGATTGCGAGGGCCGCCGGGCCGTTGGACTTTGCCCTGCCGCAACCGGGGCGGGCCTTCAGCTTTCCGCGGGACCACGGCAGCCATCCGGAATTCGCCCTGGAATGGTGGTACGTCACCGGGGAGCTCCAGGAGCCTGACGGCGTCCGCCATGGCTTTCAGGCCACCTTTTTCCGACGGGCCAACCCCCTGGGACCCGACGCCGGAGCCCCCGCGACCGCGAGCTTCGGCGACGCGCATCTGTATCTGGCCCACATGGCCTTCCTCGACGGCGCGTCGGGAACCTTTCTCCATGAGGAACGGCTCAACCGGGAGGGATGGGACGCCGGGGCTTCCGTCCAAACCCTGAACCTGCGTAACGGGAATTGGTTCCTGCGCATGGCTCCCGAGGGCGGAGAGGATCCGTCCCGCCCGGTGCTGGAGCTCCAGGGCGGCATTCGCGCGGACGTGGCGTTCCGCCTCACCCTGACCCCGCGCAAACCGTTGGTCGTTTTCGGAACCAACGGGGTGTCTCGGAAGGCGGCGGAGCCGTGGGCTGCGAGTCATTACCTGACGTTTCCGCGGCTTGCGGTCACGGGGACGCTGAAGCTTCAAGGCCGGGATCGAGTGGTCCACGGCGAAGCCTGGATGGATCATGAATACAGCTCGAGCCAGCTGGGAGCGGGTCAGGTCGGCTGGGACTGGGCCGGGATCCGCCTGAACGACGGACGCGAGGTCATGGCCTACCGGTTGCGCCGCGACGATGGAACCTCGGATCCGTTCTCGACGCTGGCCTGGGTGGATGCCGGCGGCGCGGTGCGCCACCTGGACGCCACCCAGTTTCGCTGGGTGACTGAGGGGCAATGGCGGAGTCCGGCGACGGGTGCGGTGTATCCCGCCCGTGTGCGCCTTGAAACGCGGGATCCGGAATCCGGGGCGCCGTTGGTGCTGCAGTTGGTGCCGGTCCGGGCGGCCCAGGAGTTGACCGGTGGCCTGGGTGGGATCGCGTATTGGGATGGGGCGTGCAGGGTCCTCGACGCGGCGGGCCGCGAACTGGGAAATGCGTTTCTGGAGATGACCGGATATGCCGCATCCCTGGCGGGCCGGCTATGA